Below is a genomic region from Leifsonia sp. Root112D2.
GTCGTGACCACCGTGACGCAGCTGGACCAGGAAGCCCTGATGCAGATTCTCACAGTGCCCAAGAATGCCCTCGTGCGCCAGTACCAGCGCATGTTCGAGATCGACGGCGTGGAGCTCGAGTTCGAGCAGCCCGCGCTGGAGGCCATCGCCGACCTTGCCGTGCTGCGCAAGACTGGTGCCCGCGGGTTGCGCGCCATCATGGAAGAGGTGCTCGGGCCGATCATGTTCGAGGTGCCCTCCAATGACGGCGTTGCCCGCGTGGTCGTCACCCGCGAATCCGTGCTGGAGAACGCCGCACCGACGATTGTGCCTCACCGCCCCCGTCGCGCGGAAAAGTCCGCTTAGGGCGCTTCGGCAAGCTCAGCGACCGACTACCGTGCAGATTCTGAAGCCAGCGCGTCTTCGCGCGGGTGACCGGATCGCCGTCGTCGCGACTTCCTGGCCAGGCTCAACGGTCTTCCCCGCGGTCTATCGTGCCGGCCTCGCAAGTCTGCGCGACCGCTTCGGACTTGAGGTCGTCGAGTACCCCTCGACGAGCTTCACTCCGGATGCCGCGTCCGCGTCACCGGAAGCGCGGGCAGCCGATCTCAACGCGGCCTTCGCGGACCCGTCGATCGCCGCGATAGTCACCGTCATCGGCGGAGATGACTCGGTGCGGATTCTGCCACACGTCGACGTGGAACTCGTGCGCACGCATCCCAAGATTCTGCTCGGCTATTCGGACACGACGACGCAGCTGTTCTGGCTGGCCCAGCAGGGACTCGTGACCTTCAACGGCCCGAGTGTGATGGCAGGCCTCGCCCAGCTCTCGAATCTGCCCGGGCTGGAGGAGCACCTTCGATCGGTGCTGTTCGAGCCCACGTCCGTGCTCGAGTACCGACCGTATGACTATTGGGTCGGAGACTATCCCGATTGGCGCGAGCAGGCCGGTACGCAGGTGGGGGAGCGCCGTCGGCACGAGGGCTGGCGCTGGCTGCAGGGCACGCGCCCGGCGGCCGGACGCCTGACCGGCGGGTGCATCGAGGTGCTCGACATGATGCTCGCCACACCATGGTGGCCGGCACCGCAATTCTTCGATGACCGGATTCTTTTCGTCGAGACCTCGGAGGACAAACCCACGCCCGCACAGGTGGGCTATTGGCTGCGCAATTACGGTGCACAGGGCATCCTGAACCGTATCTGCGGTCTCGTCGTCGGTCGGCCCCGCGGCTACAGCGTGAATGAGAAGGCACAGCTCGACACGATCGTGCTCGAGAGGCTCGCGGAGTGGGGCGCAACAGATATTCCGGTGCTGACGGGTGTCGATTTCGGGCACACCGATCCGCAGATCGTGTTGCCGCACAATGTGCTGGCCGAGCTCGACCCAGAGGCCGGAACGTTCAGGCTGCTCGAGGCCGCGGTGCTCTAAGCGCGCTTCGGCACGCTCAGCGACCGGGGCTACGCGTCGAGGCCGCGGCGCTTCAGCAGGGGTTCGATGACGGCGTCACGACCGCGGAAGTCTCGGTAGGCCTCGAGCGGGTCCTTCGATCCACCGACGCCCAGTAGGCGGGCGCGGAAGCGTTCGCCGTTCTCGCGGTTCAGGCCGCCGTTCTCCGTGAACCACTCCACCGTGTCTGCGTCGAGCACCTCGCTCCAGATGTACGAGTAGTAGCCGGCGTCGTAGCCACCTGAGAAGGTGTGTGCGAAGTAGGTGCTCGAGTAGCGCGAGGGAACCGCCGGGTTGTCGAGCCCGACGACGGCGAGGGCCTGAGCCTCGAAGTCGGCGACATCCGTCACCGCGTCGTCGGCCGTGATCGAGTGCCACGCCTGGTCGAGCAGCGCCGCGCCCAGGTACTCGCTCGTCTTGAAACCCTCGTTGAAGCCCTCGGATGCCTTCAGCCGGTCGACAAGCTCCTGCGGCATCGCTTCACCGCTCTGGTAGTGCCGGGCGTAGTTGGCGAGCACCTCGGGCCACAGCATCCACATCTCGTTCACCTGGCTGGGAAACTCCACGAAGTCGCGGTACACGTTGGTGCCTGCGAATTTGGGGTAGGTGACGTGCGCGAACAGGCCGTGAAGTGCATGCCCGAACTCGTGGAACAGCGTGTTGACCTCGTCGTAGCTGAGCACGGTCGCCTCGCCGGCTGCAGGCTTGGGAACGTTGTGGTTGTTGAGCACGATGGTGGGCGTGTCGAGAAGCGTCGACTGCGAGACCAGCGAGTTCATCCAAGCCCCGCCCCGCTTGGAATCGCGGGTGTACAGGTCGTAGAGGAACAGGCCCAGCTGCGAGCCGTCGTCATTGAAGACCTCGAAGACCCGCACGTCCGGGTGGTAGCCGACGAGATCGGTGCGCTCGGTGAAGGTGATGCCATAAAGCCGGTTTGCCGCGAAGAACACACCGTCGCGCAGCACGCGTTCCGACTCGAAGTACGGCTTCATGGCGGCCGTGTCCACGTCGAACGCGGCCTTGCGGGCCTTCTCCGTGTACAGCGCCCAGTCCCACGACTCGATGGTGATGTCGTCGCCCGATTGGGCCGCCTGGCGCTGCAGTTCCTCCTGCTCGGTGCGGGCATTCCGGGCGGCGGCGGGTGCGAGCCGTCCGAGCATGTCGGCGACCGCCTGCGGGGTCTTGGCCGTCTCATCCGCTGTCACGAAGGCGGCGTGCGAGTCGAAGCCGAGCAGGCGGGCGCGCTCGGCGCGCAGCCGGGTGATCTGCAGTACGACCTCGCGGTTGTCGTTCTCTCCGCCCCGGATGCCGCGGGAACGCGACGCGGTCATCACGCGTTCACGCACGGCCCGGTTGCTGAGGCTCGCGAGCAGCGGGTGCCCGGTCGGCAGCACCAGGGTGATGAGGTACTTGCCGTCGAGACCGCGCTCGCGCGCAGCCTCAGCCGCTGCGGAGATCTCGCCCGCATCGAGGCCGTCGAGCTCGGCGACATCGTCGATGACAACCGCCAGATCGTTGGTGTCGCTGAGCAGGTTCTTCTCGAAACGGGTCGTCAGGGTCGACAACTGGCGGTTGTATTCCTTGAGCCTGGCCGTGCCCTTCTCATCGAGACCGGCGCCTGCCAGTGTGAACTCGGTGTAATAGCGCTCGACGAGGTATCGCGACTCGGAATCGAGGCCGAGATCGTCGAGCTGATCGTGAACGGTCGAAATGCGCGCGTACAGAGCCGGATTCAGCGTGATCGAATCCTGATGCGCAGCGAGCAGCGGCGCGAGTGTCTCTTCGAGATCGTTGGTGAAGTCGGAACTGTCCGCCGAGCTCTTGTTGAAGAAGACTTCGGCGACCCGCATGAGTGTCTGGCCGCTGCGCTCGAGCGCGAGCAGTGTGTTTTCGAAGGTGGCGGCATCCGGATTGGCGGTGATGGCTTCGACCTCGGCGAGTTGTTCGGCGAAGCCATGTTCAAACGCCGGCTCGTAATGCTCGTCGCGAATCTCGGCGAACGGTGGCAACTGATAGGGGAGTGTGCTCGGAGCGAGGAAGGGATTAGTCGAATCGGCCATTGTGCAAGCCTAATCGGGAGCCCACGAACCGCAAAGAGTCCGTTGCAAAGAATGTATTGCAAAGAATCTATTGCAAAGAAAACTTTGCATTGCTATTCTGAGTTTCATGAACACGACCCCAGACGAGACGCCGTTCAGCGCTGACCGCACCATCGACCTCGAGTCGCTCAAGGTGCTGGCCCACCCGTTGCGCGTGCAGATCATCGATGTTCTGTCGATGTACGGCCCGCACACGGCGAGCGGACTGGCCGAGCGGCTGGGGGAGTCCAGCGGTGCGACCAGCTACCACCTGCGGCAGTTGGCCAGGCATGACTTCGTTCGCGAGGTCGTCGACCGGGGAACGGCCAGGGAACGCTGGTGGGAGCGCGCGCCAGGCGGCATCAGCCTGGATGCGCGCAAGGTGGCCGACACCGAGGCAGGGCGTGCGGCCGCATCACTCGTCGTTCGACAGTGGCAGTCGAACCGTGACATGGCTCTCGCAGAGTTCATCGACCGGGGTCTCGACGTGCTGCCGGGTGACTGGATGGACGCCAGCGCGATGAATACGGCGAATGCTCGGGTCACCGCCGAGCAACTCGACGAGCTCACCAAGAAGATCAGTCGGATCACCGACGAGTTTGTCGAGATGCATCGCGGCCAGAACCTGCCCGGCTCCCGGCAGATTCAGGTGCAATTCAACGCATTTCCGCTCATTGACGGAGAGGAGACCCCGAAATGACCGCAATGACTGCTACCCGACTCTTATACGCAAACGCCCGGCCAAGCCGCATCGATCGCCTGATCATCCGCGCCGGCTTAGTGCTGCTCGCGTGGGGGCGCCGCCGCGCCGCCCGGCCCTCTCGCCCTGACTTCGCCGGCCAACAGGCACGTGTCGAGGCCAGCCGCGAGGAGATGCTGCGTCGATTCGGCTCATGGATGCGGTGAACCGCGTCGCGAGTCCGCCCAGTTCGCTCGGAGCGGTCTTCGGCGCGCGAGTGGTGCTCTCGGCCGACGCTCAGGGCGCGCGCGAAAGTTAGTCTTCGTCGAACGGGTCCGGTACGGATTCGCCCGGCTGGGTGATCGTCGCGGTGTCCTCATTGGGGTTGTACCGGATGATCGTGCCGTCGTCCAACTCGATGACGGGCTTGCGCTCCAGCCAGGTGAGCGTCCAGCGCCAGGCGGAGGTGTTGGTATCCAGCGCCTCCAACTCCTCCTCGACGGCATGCACAGCAAGCGTGACGACCTCGGGAAGCGAGGTCGGGATCTCGCCGCCGACCGGCCAGCGTGTGCCCATCTGCATGATTAGAGCGCGATCTCGTAGGTGACCCACGGTGTGCGTTTGCCGACCGTGTCGTAGAGATTCTGCGCGGCTTCGTTGTCGGATGCCGACACCCACTGCACCACCCCGAATCCGCGTTCGACGGCGAGAGTGCGCACCGCGTCGATGAGGGCCGTTCCGGTTCCCTGCTCGCGCGAGTCGGGGGCGACGAACAGGTCGTCGATGAAGAGACCTCGGTCACTGGCGAGCGGCCGGGTGAACTCCCGGAAGTGTGCGAGGCCGATCAGGGTGCCTTCGCCGTCGACCGCGACGAGTGCGTTCTCCTCGTGGTTGGCGTCGTTCAGCCAGGTCCAGACGCGTAGCGCCTTCTCGTCGGTCAGCGGAGTGTCGTAGAAGGCAGCGAAGCCCTCATAGAGCCCTAGCCATGAGAAGAAATCGCCGTCGGCGAGTGGGCGGATGGTGATTGACATGGCTGCCTCCTGTAACTGATCCCCGCGGGCCCGTCATACTTTCCTTCTGCGACACTACCGTGCAGGGCGCCCTTCAGACGAAGTGTACGTCTGGGAGTCGGAATGCATCAGGATTACGGGTTGAGGTCGTAGGTGACCCAATCGGTGCGAGTCGCGACGCGGTCATACACGCGCTGCGCCGTCTCATTGTCGGCCGCGGTGATCCAGCGCACCACCGATCGGCGCTCTGCAGCGGCGCGTTCGCGCACGGCCTCGATGAGCGCGGTGGCAGCCCCGCGACCGCGCGCATTCTGCGCGACGAACAGGTCATCGAGATACAGGCCGCTTGTGCCGCTGCTCGGCCTGGCGAAGCCTCGATAGTGGGCGAGCCCGATCGGCGTGTCGGTCTCGTCGACGGCGAGGAAGGCGCGCAACTCGTGCGTCGCATCCGTGAGCCAGCCCCACACGCGCAGGGCCTTCGTGTCGGTGAGTTCGAGCTCGTAGAAGGTGTTGTAGCCGGCATACAGCTCGAGCCAGGCGAAGAAGTCGTCGCTGGAGACCGGCCGAACCTGCACGCTCACTTCGCCGCCTCCGGCGTCTCGGCCAGCACGATGTCAGTGACGGAGAGTTCCGCTGACTCGGCGAACGTCAGGCTCGCAATGCGACCGACGGCGCTGAGGTCAACGGCCGCCTCGCGCAGCGCGGCAAGTTGCTCGGCAGGCGCGGTGATCGTGGCGCTCGTGATAGGCGTCTTCTGCGAGACCTTGGCATCCGTCTTGGCACGGCGGATGCTCGTGAGCGCCTCGCTCGCGAGCCGCAACACCGCCAGATGCTCACGCCCCGCATCGCCCGGCTCGCTCGGCACCGGCCACTCGGCCGTGTGCACGGAGGAGTCGTTGAACCACGACCAGGACTCTTCGGTGGCAAACGGCACGAACGGTGCAAAGAGGCGCAGCAGGGCGGAGAGGGCTGTGCGCAGGGCGGTCACGGCCGACTGCTGGCCGGCGGTGTCGCCGTCCTGTCCGTATGCGCGCTCCTTGACCAGCTCGAGATAGTCGTCGCAGAACGTCCAGAAGAAGGTCTCGGTGACCTCGAGGGCGCGCGCGTGGTCATACTCGTCGAAGGCCTTCGTGGCCTCGGCGACGACCCGGTCGAGGTTTTCGAGCATGCTCGCGTCAAGCGCAGTCAGAATGGGCCCTTCGGCAAGCTCAGGGACCGGAAAACCGAGGATGAACTTGGCGGCGTTGAGAATCTTGATCGACAGCCTGCGCCCGATCTTGATCTGCGTGGGGTTCTGCGGATCGAAGGCCGCGTCGGTGCCGAGGCGACTCGACGCAGCCCAGTAGCGCACCGCATCCGAGCCGTGCTGCTCGAGAATGTCGGCGGGCGTGACGACATTGCCCTTGGACTTCGACATCTTCTTGCGGTCGGGGTCGACGATGAAGCCCGAAAGCGCGGCGTGCTTCCACGGCGCGGTGCCCTCTTCGAGCTGGGACCGCAGCATCGTAGAAAACAGCCAGGTGCGAATGATGTCCTGGCCCTGGGGACGCAGGTCATACGGGTACACGGCGTCGAACAACTCCGGGTCGCGCTCCCAGCCGCCCGCGAGCTGCGGGGTGAGGGAGGAGGTCATCCACGTGTCCATCACGTCGACCTCGCCGATGAAGCCGCCTGCGACACCGCGCTGGGACTCGTCGTAGCCGGGCGCGGCATCCGCTGCGGGGTCGACGGGCAACTGCTCGTGCGCAGGCAGAATCGGGCTGTCGAAAACCGGGTTGCCGTCGCCGTCAAGCGGGTACCAGACCGGAATCGGCACGCCGAAGAAGCGCTGGCGGGAGATGAGCCAGTCGCCGGAGAGGCCCCCCACCCAGTTCTCGTAGCGCACGCGCATGAAGTCGGGGTGCCAGTCGAGGCCCGCGCCGAGCTCGATCAGGCGAGCACGCAGTTCCTCGTCGCGCGCGCCGTTCGTGACGTACCACTGCCGGGTCGAGACGATCTCGAGCGGCTTCTCGCCCTTCTCGAAGAACTTGACCGGGTGCGTGATGTTCTTCGGCTCGCCCTCGAGATCGCCGGATGCGCGCAGTAGCTCGACGACGGCCTGCTTGGCCGAGAACACGGTCTTGCCGGCAAGTTGGGCGTAGGCATCCTGGCCGGCGGTCGTGGAGATCCACTCGGGCGTCTCGCTCACGATGCGCCCGTCGAAGCCGAGAATTGCGCGGTTCGGCAGATCGAGTTCGCGCCACCACACCACGTCGGTGATGTCGCCGAAGGTGCAGATCATGGCGATGCCGCTGCCCTTGTCGGGCTGCGCCAGATGGTGGGCGAGCACCGGCACCTCGACGCCGAAGACGGGCGTGGTGACGGTGGTGCCGAAGAGCGCCTTGTAG
It encodes:
- a CDS encoding GNAT family N-acetyltransferase, giving the protein MSITIRPLADGDFFSWLGLYEGFAAFYDTPLTDEKALRVWTWLNDANHEENALVAVDGEGTLIGLAHFREFTRPLASDRGLFIDDLFVAPDSREQGTGTALIDAVRTLAVERGFGVVQWVSASDNEAAQNLYDTVGKRTPWVTYEIAL
- a CDS encoding GNAT family N-acetyltransferase — translated: MSVQVRPVSSDDFFAWLELYAGYNTFYELELTDTKALRVWGWLTDATHELRAFLAVDETDTPIGLAHYRGFARPSSGTSGLYLDDLFVAQNARGRGAATALIEAVRERAAAERRSVVRWITAADNETAQRVYDRVATRTDWVTYDLNP
- the valS gene encoding valine--tRNA ligase is translated as MTNPERVPDKPALEGLEGKWGDRWENDGTYRFDRERLNRDAIYSIDTPPPTASGSLHIGHVFSYTHTDVVARYQRMRGKNVFYPMGWDDNGLPTERRVQNYYGVRCDPRLPYEADFVPPFEGGDNKSSKAADQKPISRRNFIELCERLTVEDEKQFEAVWRALGLSVDWTQSYRTIGHESLHASQLGFLRNIERGEAYQAMAPTLWDVTFRTAVAQAELEDRDQPGTYHRLAFHGASGPVHIETTRPELLPACVALVAHPDDERYKALFGTTVTTPVFGVEVPVLAHHLAQPDKGSGIAMICTFGDITDVVWWRELDLPNRAILGFDGRIVSETPEWISTTAGQDAYAQLAGKTVFSAKQAVVELLRASGDLEGEPKNITHPVKFFEKGEKPLEIVSTRQWYVTNGARDEELRARLIELGAGLDWHPDFMRVRYENWVGGLSGDWLISRQRFFGVPIPVWYPLDGDGNPVFDSPILPAHEQLPVDPAADAAPGYDESQRGVAGGFIGEVDVMDTWMTSSLTPQLAGGWERDPELFDAVYPYDLRPQGQDIIRTWLFSTMLRSQLEEGTAPWKHAALSGFIVDPDRKKMSKSKGNVVTPADILEQHGSDAVRYWAASSRLGTDAAFDPQNPTQIKIGRRLSIKILNAAKFILGFPVPELAEGPILTALDASMLENLDRVVAEATKAFDEYDHARALEVTETFFWTFCDDYLELVKERAYGQDGDTAGQQSAVTALRTALSALLRLFAPFVPFATEESWSWFNDSSVHTAEWPVPSEPGDAGREHLAVLRLASEALTSIRRAKTDAKVSQKTPITSATITAPAEQLAALREAAVDLSAVGRIASLTFAESAELSVTDIVLAETPEAAK
- a CDS encoding S66 family peptidase, producing MQILKPARLRAGDRIAVVATSWPGSTVFPAVYRAGLASLRDRFGLEVVEYPSTSFTPDAASASPEARAADLNAAFADPSIAAIVTVIGGDDSVRILPHVDVELVRTHPKILLGYSDTTTQLFWLAQQGLVTFNGPSVMAGLAQLSNLPGLEEHLRSVLFEPTSVLEYRPYDYWVGDYPDWREQAGTQVGERRRHEGWRWLQGTRPAAGRLTGGCIEVLDMMLATPWWPAPQFFDDRILFVETSEDKPTPAQVGYWLRNYGAQGILNRICGLVVGRPRGYSVNEKAQLDTIVLERLAEWGATDIPVLTGVDFGHTDPQIVLPHNVLAELDPEAGTFRLLEAAVL
- a CDS encoding helix-turn-helix domain-containing protein, translated to MNTTPDETPFSADRTIDLESLKVLAHPLRVQIIDVLSMYGPHTASGLAERLGESSGATSYHLRQLARHDFVREVVDRGTARERWWERAPGGISLDARKVADTEAGRAAASLVVRQWQSNRDMALAEFIDRGLDVLPGDWMDASAMNTANARVTAEQLDELTKKISRITDEFVEMHRGQNLPGSRQIQVQFNAFPLIDGEETPK
- a CDS encoding M3 family metallopeptidase; the encoded protein is MADSTNPFLAPSTLPYQLPPFAEIRDEHYEPAFEHGFAEQLAEVEAITANPDAATFENTLLALERSGQTLMRVAEVFFNKSSADSSDFTNDLEETLAPLLAAHQDSITLNPALYARISTVHDQLDDLGLDSESRYLVERYYTEFTLAGAGLDEKGTARLKEYNRQLSTLTTRFEKNLLSDTNDLAVVIDDVAELDGLDAGEISAAAEAARERGLDGKYLITLVLPTGHPLLASLSNRAVRERVMTASRSRGIRGGENDNREVVLQITRLRAERARLLGFDSHAAFVTADETAKTPQAVADMLGRLAPAAARNARTEQEELQRQAAQSGDDITIESWDWALYTEKARKAAFDVDTAAMKPYFESERVLRDGVFFAANRLYGITFTERTDLVGYHPDVRVFEVFNDDGSQLGLFLYDLYTRDSKRGGAWMNSLVSQSTLLDTPTIVLNNHNVPKPAAGEATVLSYDEVNTLFHEFGHALHGLFAHVTYPKFAGTNVYRDFVEFPSQVNEMWMLWPEVLANYARHYQSGEAMPQELVDRLKASEGFNEGFKTSEYLGAALLDQAWHSITADDAVTDVADFEAQALAVVGLDNPAVPSRYSSTYFAHTFSGGYDAGYYSYIWSEVLDADTVEWFTENGGLNRENGERFRARLLGVGGSKDPLEAYRDFRGRDAVIEPLLKRRGLDA